The genomic stretch AGGCCGGGTGGGCATCCTCGCGGGCTCGCCAGGATATTACGGAGCCGCAGAATTGGCCTGTCGTGCCGCTTTACGTGCTGGCGCAGGCTTGGTGACCCTGGTTGTCAAAGAACAGGCCTATGACATCCTCGCCCAACGCGTACCACCAGAAGTCATGGTAAAATCAGTCAAAGATTACCGTGAGGTGCTCGACATGCGCTTTGACGCCCTCGCCATTGGCCCAGGGCTAGGATTTGCACATGAGATCGAATACCTGGAACTGATTCGCCAAACCCAGGTGCGCTCCGTCGTGGATGCCGATGCCCTCACCGCACTTGCGCGCCAGGGACCAGAGGCGGTGAACGATTGCGCATCCTCGCATCTTTTCACCCCGCATCCCGGCGAAATGGCCCGGCTGATGCCCGACGCCAGCAGCCTGAGCCGACGCGAACAGGCGGAAGTGTGGGCGGCCAACCACATCGGCCATACCCTTCTGCTCAAAGGAGCCCGCACCATCATTAGCACCCTCGGGCAGGATACCCTTTACAACACCACCGGTCACCCGGGCATGGCCACCGGAGGCATGGGCGATGTGCTCACCGGTGTCGCCGCCGCCCTCATCGGCCAGGGCATCCCCACCCATTTCGCCGCAGGCCTCGCCGCGTGGCTCTGTGGCAGGGCTGCTGAGATCCAGTCACTTACACAGGCTGTCGAAAGCACTCTTCCAACGGATGTTATCCAAAACCTAGGCCGAGCCTGGGCGGAGCTATAAGGCTGCCCCAGGAGGGTCCTTCACCCACTCGCTCATCTCATAGAGCTTCGGATTGCGAATGGGCGGACGGTTGCCGTGCACCATTTTCTTGACCGTCGTAAAGAGGTCGCCATCTCCCCCTTCATCCAGCCCGCCAAACTCAGCCTCGAGTTTTTCTGGATCCTCCCCTGCTTCCAGCCGCTTCACCATCTCTCTCAGCTCCGGCGGCGTCTTGTCGCCCATCAGATCCGTCATCTTCCGCATCAGATGGCCCAGTTGCTTAGGATCCGGGTTATCCTCGCTCATCGCCCCCATCTCCCCTTCCACATCCGCCATCAGCGCCTCCATTTTGGCCTCATCCAGGCCGGCAAATGGGTCCCCCTCCAGATCTTCCTTGGCCTTGCCCAGAATGGCAAAACGCGAAATCTGCTTCTGCAGGTGATACGCTGGATTCTCCGGACAGCTCGGTACCTTGTGCCGATAGGCCAGACTGCGGGCCAGGAACTGATACACAGTGTTGTTTTCCGGAC from Prosthecobacter algae encodes the following:
- a CDS encoding NAD(P)H-hydrate dehydratase, which gives rise to MLVTCRQMQETEERAFANGVQAADLMETAGIGIAQVIRQFFPTPGTLILYLGSGNNAGDALVAGRELQKLGWTLLARLSGEPEKMKPLPQAHWFSLSGVSCLHQAPIISQTAPIVLLDGLLGIGSQGPMRPNLAALAQEMNQLRISHRAVTIAMDIPSGLDGDTGQPHPDCVVADITATVAFCKTGLVADEATHHVGRLALVPLPSLTALAPGDDTLGYLLTPEYLRPHLPRRNFDFHKGQAGRVGILAGSPGYYGAAELACRAALRAGAGLVTLVVKEQAYDILAQRVPPEVMVKSVKDYREVLDMRFDALAIGPGLGFAHEIEYLELIRQTQVRSVVDADALTALARQGPEAVNDCASSHLFTPHPGEMARLMPDASSLSRREQAEVWAANHIGHTLLLKGARTIISTLGQDTLYNTTGHPGMATGGMGDVLTGVAAALIGQGIPTHFAAGLAAWLCGRAAEIQSLTQAVESTLPTDVIQNLGRAWAEL
- a CDS encoding cytochrome C — translated: MPIYEFYCPENNTVYQFLARSLAYRHKVPSCPENPAYHLQKQISRFAILGKAKEDLEGDPFAGLDEAKMEALMADVEGEMGAMSEDNPDPKQLGHLMRKMTDLMGDKTPPELREMVKRLEAGEDPEKLEAEFGGLDEGGDGDLFTTVKKMVHGNRPPIRNPKLYEMSEWVKDPPGAAL